From Rhododendron vialii isolate Sample 1 chromosome 10a, ASM3025357v1, the proteins below share one genomic window:
- the LOC131303299 gene encoding uncharacterized protein At4g22758-like: MNRSVSEKMLAQKEKEKEKKKGVEKQSSKKNRFLITVNVLGSAGPIRFVVNEEDNVKGVIDTALKMYAREGRLPILGSDVSNFLLYPANAGSDALGPSDSIGSTGGRNFMLCKKQKHPNMTEGRSEMIEKGSGSSWKTWLNKSFNFKVASH; the protein is encoded by the exons ATGAATAGAAGCGTATCCGAGAAAATGTTGGcgcagaaggagaaggagaaggagaagaagaagggcGTGGAGAAGCAGAGTTCGAAGAAGAATCGGTTCTTGATTACGGTCAACGTTCTGGGAAGCGCCGGGCCGATAAGATTTGTGGTGAACGAGGAAGACAATGTGAAGGGGGTGATCGACACGGCTCTGAAAATGTATGCTCGTGAAGGGAGGCTTCCTATTCTTGGTTCTGATGTCAGTAACTTCCTCCTTTATCCAGCCAATGCAGGATCCGACG CTCTGGGTCCATCCGATTCGATTGGATCGACTGGAGGAAGGAATTTCATGCTGTGCAAGAAGCAGAAGCACCCAAATATGACAGAAGGAAGGTCAGAGATGATTGAGAAGGGAAGTGGAAGCAGTTGGAAGACATGGCTCAATAAGTCCTTTAACTTCAAAGTCGCATCGCATTGA
- the LOC131302863 gene encoding protein ANTAGONIST OF LIKE HETEROCHROMATIN PROTEIN 1-like: MSSSGIPPYQLEDDFSDDDDLMELETLAMMERDGKQKIPQRTCPLSGQQYTTFLLNSHPQNIKDILRVDKHTFRALAVELVRRELLNWDHKNLSVEESLAMFLYICGQNARDRVVADRFQRSLDTISKHFNIMRRAICNLAPFIIRPPNLQETPPEILHDGRYYPWFQDCVGAIDGTHIDAWVPASRELAFRGRKSTKTQNVMAVCSFDMKFTFVYPGWEGSAHDGRVFFAAVSNPDFHFPHPPLNKYYLVDSGYTNMPGYLAPYRGQRYHRDQWDGANTIFRTPYELFNYKHSSLRNVIERCFGVLKKRFPILKGMPNYDNARQPTIVTACCVIHNFILMHHGRDEYFDGYNEDIEWEGETDEEVDDDDVGEVEPLNTSRVGLELMAQKRDQMAIEMWDAY, translated from the exons ATGTCATCAAGTGGAATTCCGCCTTACCAACTCGAGGACGATTTTAGTGATGATGATGACTTGATGGAACTTGAAACACTCGCTATGATGGAACGAGATGGGAAACAAAAAATTCCACAAAGAACATGTCCTTTATCAGGACAACAATATACCACGTTTCTTTTGAACTCCCATCCACAAAACATAAAGGATATTTTACGTGTCGACAAACATACGTTTAGAGCATTGGCGGTCGAGCTAGTTCGACGAGAACTACTTAATTGGGATCATAAGAACCTCTCAGTCGAGGAGTCTTTGGCTATGTTCTTGTACATTTGTGGACAAAATGCACGGGATAGAGTTGTTGCTGACCGCTTCCAGCGTTCTTTGGATACTATAAGCAAGCATTTCAACATCATGCGTCGTGCTATTTGCAATCTAGCTCCCTTTATTATTCGACCACCAAATCTTCAAGAAACGCCTCCTGAAATTCTCCATGATGGAAGATACTATCCATGGTTCCAA GATTGTGTTGGCGCAATAGATGGAACACACATAGATGCTTGGGTACCGGCTTCTAGAGAATTAGCATTTCGCGGCAGAAAATCCACGAAAACACAGAATGTAATGGCCGTGTGTTCCTTCGACATGAAGTTCACATTTGTGTACCCAGGTTGGGAGGGTAGCGCCCACGATGGACGTGTTTTCTTTGCGGCAGTATCGAATCCGGACTTTCACTTCCCACATCCACCACTTA ATAAGTACTATTTGGTCGATTCTGGATACACCAATATGCCGGGTTATCTTGCTCCGTACCGAGGACAACGATATCACAGGGACCAATGGGATGGGGCGAATACAATATTCCGCACACCGTACGAACTATTCAACTACAAGCACTCGTCCTTGAGAAATGTAATTGAGAGATGCTTTGGGGTTTTGAAAAAGAGGTTTCCAATATTAAAGGGTATGCCTAATTATGACAATGCCCGTCAACCAACAATTGTTACGGCTTGTTGTGTTATCCACAACTTTATCTTAATGCATCATGGGAGAGATGAATATTTTGACGGTTACAATGAAGATATCGAATGGGAAGGAGAAACTGATGAAGAGGTTGACGATGATGATGTGGGTGAAGTAGAGCCTTTGAACACATCTCGTGTGGGTTTGGAATTGATGGCGCAAAAACGAGACCAAATGGCTATTGAAATGTGGGATGCATATTGA
- the LOC131303302 gene encoding uncharacterized protein At2g29880-like — MGKDRPQDSSPSLLTSYSNKTEGPSTDGVQCGRWLLRSTCVRRRRRQPVSLKFEPSTPTSKRKRRDTSSPTPSANSFTGENSVQVPMTTRKKIDSDNWSYENTEIFLQIMVEEARKDYGTNSNKRRAFNTLQWTAILEELKKRTNKTDYTTIKIHQKFDRLKKDYRLFKDLTERSGLGWDPVMQTVTASADVWVTYLQAHKDAGKFIGKGLDHYDLLHELLDGSLATGIFGQPSPLGAPSLEQEQQLRNQGKAIKFSDSTFSDGRKRMSDGSGGPSSKSMRCEQKEAYDRVAFANQKKGEYFETLTQQRLQAQNYSIEACLLAMNPLKEFVSDTAFYKAYDKLLEGVNYREGFIKLTPDGRLGWISRFGSGN; from the exons ATGGGTAAGGACCGTCCACAGGATTCGTCTCCCTCTTTGCTTACCTCCTACTCCAACAAAACGGAAGGCCCAAGCACAGACGGGGTTCAGTGTGGTAGATGGCTTCTCCGATCAACCTGCGTTCGAAGACGTAGAC GCCAACCAGTATCACTGAAATTTGAACCCTCAACTCCAACTTCAAAGAGGAAAAGACGTGACACTTCTTCTCCTACGCCCTCGGCAAACTCATTCACCGGCGAGAACAGTGTCCAAGTG CCTATGACGACTCGTAAAAAAATCGATTCTGACAACTGGAGTTATGAGAACACCGAAATTTTCCTTCAAATTATGGTAGAAGAGGcgaggaaagactatggaacaaactcaaacaaacgtcGCGCATTTAATACCCTACAATGGACGGCAATCCTAGAGGAGTTAAAGAAGAGGACCAATAAGACTGACTACACAACTATTAAGATCCACCAGAAATTTGACCGTCTGAAAAAAGACTACAGGCTATTCAAAGACCTGACCGAGCGAAGTGGGTTGGGTTGGGACCCGGTTATGCAAACAGTCACTGCATCGGCGGACGTGTGGGTAACCTATTTGCAG GCACATAAGGATGCCGGAAAATTTATTGGTAAAGGGCTTGACCATTATGACCTTTTGCACGAGCTTTTGGACGGCTCGTTGGCCACAGGCATCTTTGGCCAACCCAGCCCCCTAGGAGCCCCCTCGTTGGAGCAGGAGCAACAATTGAGGAATCAAGGGAAGGCCATAAAGTTCAGTGATAGCACATTCTCTGATGGAAGAAAGCGAATGTCTGATGGAAGTGGTGGACCAAGCAGTAAGTCAATGCGATGTGAGCAAAAAGAGGCATATGATAGAGTGGCTTTCGCGAACCAAAAAAAGGGAGAGTATTTTGAAACCTTGACACAACAACGTCTTCAGGCCCAAAATTACTCTATTGAGGCATGTCTACTAGCAATGAACCCACTGAAGGAATTTGTTAGTGACACTGCCTTCTATAAGGCATATGACAAGCTTCTTGAGGGAGTCAATTATAGGGAAGGCTTTATAAAGCTGACTCCAGATGGCAGGTTGGGTTGGATCAGTCGCTTCGGATCCGGGAATTGA